Within Synechococcus sp. NB0720_010, the genomic segment CTGTCCAGTGGCGTTGCATTTGATACCTCGCCGCGTGCCCTCTGCTGATGCGCCGCTCTGGTCGGCGAATAGGGTTGCGCTTCGTCCCCTTAATTGGGGCTCCTCGTTTGGTGTGAGGACCAATGAAACTGTTCCAGAAGCTTCTTCTGGCGCCTGCGGCTCTGGGCCTTCTGGCTCCTGTTGCTGCAAACGCCGCTGATGTCAACATCGCCGGCCTGAGCGCTTACAGCAGCCAGGACCAGGTCACCTCGATCACCCAGTTCTCCGATGTGCAGCCCACCGACTGGGCCTATCAGGCACTGAGCAACCTGATCGAGCGCTACGGCTGCGTCGCTGGCTACCCCAACGGCACCTACCGCGGCAACCGTGCGATGACCCGCTATGAAGCGGCCGCACTGCTGAACGCTTGCCTCGACCGGATCACTGAGGTGACCGACGAGCTGAAGCGCCTGATGAAGGAATTCGAGCATGAGCTCGCCATCACCCGGGGCCGTGTCGATGGCCTTGAGGCCAAGGTTGGTGAACTGCAGGCGACCCAGTTCTCCACCACCACCAAGTTGCGTGGCTACAGTCGATTCGTTGTTGGTGCGAATAGCTTCACCGGCACGAATACGGCCGCTGGTGATGCAGGAACTCCCTACACAACGGCGTTTAAAAAAGCCACCGTTGGTGCCACCACGTTTAACTACGACCAGCGCCTCTATCTCGATACCAGCTTCACCGGTAAGGACCTGCTCCGCACCCTCTTGCGTGCTGGTAATTTCCAAGAAAGCGCCTACAACTACGGTCTGCTCAAGCTGGATCCGGCCTTCCAGGAACAGGCTGGTGCCAACGTTGTTGGCGTGAACCGTCTCTTCTACGCCTTCCCTGTGGGAGAGAAGCTCAAGTTCAACGTGGGTGCTCGGGTTCGTATTGACGACCCCGGCATGCTCGCCATCGGCGTTCCCTCGGTCTACAAGCCGGGTCTGCTGGACTTCTTCACCCGCGCGGGCTCCCCTGGCGTCTACAACAAGAGCGGTTTCGGCGCCGGCTTCGGTGGCACCTACAAAAAGCTGCTTGGCATCAAGGGCCTCGCCATCAGCAGCAACTACGTCTCCGCTGATGGGTCCGACGGCAACCCCAGCACCGGCGGCATCATGACCAATGGCTCCAACAGCGTCTCGGTGACGCAGTTGGGTTACCTGGGTCAGAACACCCCGCTGATCGGCGGCAACTACGCCATCGCGGCGGCCTACACCTACGCCCAGAACTCCAAGCTGCACCGCGCCACTCCCTACGGCTTTGACGTCGGCCGCACCGGCGCCAACAACAGTTATGGCGTCAGCGGTTACTGGATCCCCGAGAACACCGGTTGGATCCCGACCGTGAGCCTCGGCTGGGGTTCCACCAACGCCGAGAACGCCACCTTCCGCGGTATCCCCTACCGCACCGATAACTGGGCCAAGACTCAGTCCTGGATGGTTGGCCTGCAGTGGAACGATGCGCTGCGCAAGGGCAACAAGGCCGGCATGGCCGTCGGTCAGGCCCCCTACGTGAGCGACAACGGCGGCGGCTCTATCGGCACCGTCGCTGGCGCTAGCACCCCGATGGACTCCAACACCATGTGGGAGTGGTGGTACGAGTACCAGGTCTCCGACAACATCTCGGTCAAGCCAGCGCTGTACTACATCAACAACCTCGACGGTCAGTACGGCAAGTACAACACCAGCAGCGGTGCCTACAACGCCAAGGACAACGTCTTTGGCGGCCTGGTGATGACCACCTTCCGCTTCTGATTGTCCTCAGATCACCCCGGGCCCTCCGCCTTTGGCGGGGGGCTTTTTGCTGTTTAAGGATGGGTGCAGCTCTGGCCTGAGATGCATGCCCCAGTCCGCCCGCGATCCCTATGCGGTGCTCGGTGTGGCGGCTTCAGCCAGTGGCGCGGAGATCAAGGCGGCCTACCGGGCTTTGGTCAAACAGCACCACCCCGATGCCGGGGGAGATGAAGAGGTGATCCTGGCGATCAATGCGGCCTGGGAGGTCCTGCGGGATCGGGAGCGCCGCGCTGAACACGACCGCCACCGCGTCGTCAGCAGCCATGAATCCACGGTGCGCTCCGCAGCGGCGGGTCGGGCGGCCCGCAAGGCCACGGCGGAATCAGCCCGCGGTGATGAGGCCCTGCTGCTCTGGTTGCAGACGGTCTACGGCCCCATCGACCGCTTGCTGGGTCAGGTGATCAATCCCTTCCCCGCTGAATTCAAGGCGCTCTCGGCCGACCCCTACGACGACCAGCTGATGGAGGCCTTCTGCAGCTACCTCGAGCAGAGCCAGGCCAAGCTCGAGAAGGTGGAGACGCTCTATCGCTCCATGGCCGCACCGGCCTCAGCCCAGGGATTCAGCCTCAGCGTTTATCACTGCCTCTCCCAGGTCAAGGACGCCGTGGTCGAACTGGAGCGCTACACCATGGGCTACGTGGACAACTACCTCCACGACGGCCGCGAGATGTTGCGGGAAGCCAAGCACCGGCGAACCAGGCTGCAGGCGGAGCGCCGGCGACTGGACCTTTAGTTGAAGGCTTCCAGCTGATCCAGCCGCAGCCAGACATCGGGCACCGGACGGCGATAGCGCAGTTGGGCGTAGTCCCCCTTCACCAGCAGCACCTCAGCCGGACCCTCGAAGAGGTAGTCCGGTGCGGTGGTGTCGCTGGCCTTGGACTCGAGGCTGCCGCCGTAGGCCGCGCGATTCACCTTCACCAGGGCGCCTTTCTTGATGGCGGTCGCTTCGGCCATGGCAACGAGGTCGGGTAGCCGCCAGGCTAGTTCCCGCTCGGAGATCCAGAGGGTCCCTAGCCTTGGCCCCAGTTCAAGGGCTCGTGGCGCGTGCGGATTCTGCTGGTGGGGTGCAGTGGTTTTGTCGGCCGGGCCCTGGTGCCGCAGCTGCTCGCGGCGGGCCATCAATTGGTGCTGCTCAGCCGCTCCAGCGCACCTCTGGCGGCCGTGCGGTCCCCCCAACTGCAGCGTCTTCAGGCGGACCCCGCTCAGGCGGCCACCTGGCAGTTGCCCGCGGTGCAAGAGGCCCTGGCCTCCAGTGAGGCGGTGATCAACCTGGCGGGTGAGCCCATCGCCGAGAAACGTTGGAGCGACGCCCACCGGGCCCTGCTCAGCAGCAGCCGCATCCACACCACCCGTGCCCTGGTGGCTGCCATGCAGGCGCTCCCCGAAGGCCAGCGCCCCCAGACCCTGATCAGTGGCTCGGCCATCGGCTACTACGGCACCAGCGAGACCGGGCGCTTCAGCGAAACCAGCCCCGCGGGCAGTGACTTCCTGGCCGGGCTCTGCCAGGCCTGGGAGAAGGAAGCCGAGGCGGCCTCAAGCTTTGCTCGCGTGGTGGTTCTGCGAATCGGGATTGTCCTCGGCGCCGACGGCGGTGCCCTGGGCAAGATGCTGCCGGTCTTCCGGATGGGCTTTGGCGGACCGATTGGCAACGGCCAGCAGTGGATGAGCTGGATCACCCGCCAGGACCTCTGCCGCCTGATCGCCGAGGCCCTGGCCAATCCCGCCTATCAGGGTGCCTACAACGCCGTGGCCCCAGCCCCCTGCAGCATGGCCCGCTTCGCGGCGGCCCTCGGTCAGGCCCTCGGGCGCCCCAGCCTGCTGCCGGTGCCAGCGCCGATCCTGCAGCTGCTGCTCGGCGATGGAGCCAAGGTGGTGCTCGAGGGTCAGCAGGTCCTGCCGGAGCGCCTGCAGCAGCAGGGTTTTGTCTTTGAAGACGGGGAGCTCAGCGCTGCTCTCGAGCGCGCCACCACTTGAGCGCCCAGCCCAGGATCCCGCTGAGGATCGCCGCTCCCATCAGCAGTCCGATGGCTGGGGTGAAGAGCGGCTCCCAGAGGCTCTGAAACAGGTTCAGGGGCCCCTCAATGCCGCGGCTGTGGCAGACCACCGCCACACCAAACCAGATGGCGCCGGCGATCACCACGAAGACGTCCGCCACCAGCACCGCATCCAGATAGCCCTTGAGGCGTTGGCCGGTGCTGGGTGGGGTCGCTTCAGCCATGGCGCTGCGCCAGACGCTCCAACAAATCAGCGCTCATCTTGGCGGCACCGCCGCCGCTGCCGATCCGCTCCTCGCCAAGCTGCCGCAGTTCCTCATGCCAGCGCTGATCGCTCAGTAGTCGGTTCAGCAGTTGCTCCAGTAGCTCAGCGGTGCCCCGCAGTTGCGCCTCGCTTCCCCCACTGCCGGGGGCACAGAACAGTCCCGGCCCCAGTAGACGCCGCTGGGCCTCCGCGAAGTTCTCAGTGAATTGCGGACCCTCTCCGACGAGCTGCAGCACCGGCTTGCCCAGCCCTACGCATTGCTCGGCAGCGGTTCCGGTCATCGAGAGCAGCAGGTCGCACTGTTGGATCACGGCGGCGAAGCGCCCCCACTCCAGTTGCAGGTGCAGGGGGCCCCGCTGCAGGCTGCAGCGGCTGCTGCTCTCGAGCTCCAGACGCCAGCCCAGGCGACTGGCCAGGGGGGCGACCTCCTGGGGCGTCAGTTTGCCCACCAGGGCTGCGTGTAATCCCAGCCGCTGCGGCGGACGCAGGGCTTCAGGCAGGCGCTCGAGCACCCGCAGCATCAGCTCCAGGTTGTGCAGGGCCTCCGGCAGGCGGCTGCCGGGCAGCAGCCCTAGCCGCTGGCGCGGGGCACCGGCGAGGCCTTCGCTGGCGCCCAGGGCTCCATCAAAGAAGGGGTTGCCAAAAAACTGCACCGGCCGCTGCAGCTGTTCACTGAGGTCGCTTGCGGTCAGCTGATCGCGGCTGTAGATCGCCAGCGAGCGCTTGGACTTCAGGCAGCCTCCGCAGGGCCAGGGCAGCTGCAGGCGTCCCTCGTAGTGACTGGAGTAGGCCACCAGGTACGTCGCCATCGGCCTGCGGCTCAACCAGGCCGCCAGCACTGGGATGACATCGCCCACCACCAGGATCAGGTCGTAGCGATGGCCAATCCGCAGCAATAGCAGCAGCCGGCTGAGCAGGTAGAGCACCTGCCCTTGCACGACCTCGGTGATGCGTCCGATCAGGCTGGTGTAGCCCAGGCCTCCAGTGCTGTATTCGCGGGTCTTGCCGCGCGTGGTGATGCCCGCCTGGACGTAGGCCTGGCCGTGGCCCACCAGGGGCAGCGCTTCAACGCTGCAGCCCTGCTGTTGGAGAGCCGTGCCGATCAGGGCACCGCTGAGGTCTTCGCCGTGGCCGTTGCTCAGCAGCAGAACGCGCCGCTGACCCTGCTGATCCATCAACCGTGCAGCCAAGCTTTGACCTTCTGCAGGGCCTGCCAGTCGGGGCGACGGGCCAGGCCATCGGCGATGGAGTTGTCCAGTTCTTCGCCGATCTCAGGGGCCATCAGCCGCACGCGCTGCACCAGTTCGATGTGCTCTCGAACGCCTTTGACGTTGTTCTCGAGCATCGCCAGGCTCAAGTTGATCCGGGCCTGGGGGTCCTGGGGGTTGAGCTTGACCGCCATCCGGGCCGAGCGCAGGGCCGTTTGCGCCTGGTTGTCCAGCAGTTGCAGCCAGGCCAGGCAGGTCCAGCCCGCAGACAGCCGAGGGTCCTGTTGGGTGATCTCCTGGAAACTGGCGATCACCTCAGACAGCGGAGCGCCCTCGTTGTAGCTCTTCAGGGCCTGCTCAAACAGAGAGGGCGCGTCAGTGGCGGTCATGGCGGAGGGCGTGCCGTTTCGTGAGCTCAGATTCGCACCCGAGGGGGATCAGACCGCGAAGGAGCTGCCGCAGCCGCAGGTTTGGGTGGCGTTGGGGTTGGTGAAGTTGAAGCCCCCACCGATGAGCGCGCTGGAGAAGTCCAGCTGCATTCCATAGATGTAGAGGAGGCTCTTGGGGTCGCTCACCACGGTGAAGCTGGGGGCGCCGCTGGGCTCGTAGATGTAGCGCTCATCGTCCTCGCGGATCTCGCTGCCATCGATGAAATCCATCGTGTAGCTCATGCCGCTGCAGCCGCCGGAGCGCACGCCGACGCGGAGCACCTTCCCCTCCCCTTGGGCCGGAAGCAGGGTCGCCAGCTGCTTCATCGCCGGCTCGGTGATCAGGATTCCCTTGCCGTCCTTGCCGGTGTGGGTCGCGACTGGAGTGGCGGTCTCGCTGGTCATCGGGGCCATGCCTATGCCCCCACTGTATGGAGGCTCTCCTCCCCCTGCCGAGACGCCCGTCTCCATAGAGTCACCCCATTCGTGGGAGAACAAGGGTGCGGGTCGCCATCGTGGGTGCGGGTCTGGCCGGATTGGCGGCGGCGGTGGATCTGGTGGAGGCTGGCCACCAGGTGGACCTCTATGAGGCGCGCCCGTTCATGGGCGGCAAGGTCGGCAGCTGGGTGGATGACGGCGGCAACCACATTGAGATGGGCCTGCACGTCTTCTTCTTTAACTACGCCAATCTCTTCGCCCTGCTGCGCAAGGTGGGGGCGATCGACAATCTGCTGCCCAAGGACCACACCCACCTGTTCGTCAATTCGGGTGGGGATCTGCGGGAGCTGGATTTCCGCTTTGCCCTCGGCGCGCCCTTCAATGGCCTGAAGGCCTTCTTCACCACGCCGCAGCTCGACTGGCTGGACAAGCTGCGCAATGCCCTGGCCCTGGGCACCAGCCCGATCGTCCGCGGCCTGGTGGATTACGAGGGGGCGATGAAGGTGATTCGCGACCTCGATCGCATCAGCTTCCAGCAGTGGTTCCTGGGCCATGGCGGCAGCGAGCAGAGCATTCGCCGGATGTGGAATCCGATCGCCTATGCCCTGGGCTTCATCGACTGTGAGGCGATCTCGGCCCGCTGCATGCTGACCATCTTCATGATGTTCGCGGCCAAAACCGAGGCCTCCAAGCTCAACCTGCTCAAGGGCTCGCCCCACCGCTGGCTCACCGGCCCGATCCTCGAGTACATCCAGGAGCGGGGCGCGCGTTTGCATCTGCGCCACCGGGTGACCGAGGTCCAGTTTGAAGAGGTCGCCGGCGAGACCCGCGTTACCGGCTTGACCCTCGGCACCCCTGACGGTGATCTCAAGGTCGAGGCCGACACCTACCTGGCGGCCTGCGATGTCCCTGGTATTCAGCGGATGGTGCCTGAGTCCTGGCGCCGTTGGCCTCTGTTCGACAACCTCTACAAGCTCGAGGCGGTGCCGGTCGCCACGGTTCAACTCCGCTACGACGGCTGGGTGACCGAACTGGGTGATTCCCCCATGGCCGAGGCCGCCCGCCGGGATGTGGCCCGTCCCGCCGGTTTGGACAACCTGCTCTACACAGCGGATGCGGACTTCAGCTGCTTCGCCGACCTGGCCCTGGCCAGTCCGGTGGATTACCGCAAGGAGGGGGTGGGTTCCCTGCTGCAGTGCGTCCTGACCCCCGGCGATCCCTGGATTCCCAAGAAAACAGAGGAGATCGTCGCGGCGACCGACGCCCAGGTCCGGCGCCTGTTCCCCTCGGCTAAAAACCTGAACCTGGTCTGGAGCAACGTCGTCAAGTTGGCCCAGTCCCTCTACCGCGAGGCCCCGGGGATGGAGCCCTACCGCCCGGACCAGAGCACGCCGGTCACCAACTTCTTCATGGCCGGTAGTTACACCAAGCAGGACTACATCGATTCGATGGAAGGCGCCACCATGAGTGGGCGTCTTGCCGCTGCCGCGATCCTGGGTCGTCAGGCGGAGCTGGCCACCAATGCATCCGTTGCCTAGAGACCATGGGCCGTTGGCTTGAACACAGCGTCACCACTGAGGTGAAGGCCCCCGCCGAGCGGGTCTGGGCGGTCTGGAGTGACCTGGAGGCTATGCCCCGTTGGATGAACTGGATTGAGTCCGTCACCACCGAAGCCGGGGACCCCGATCTCACCGACTGGACCCTGGCGGCCCAGGGATTTCGCTTCCATTGGAAGGCGCGGATTACCGAGCGCGTGGAGGCCCAGCAGCTCCATTGGGAATCCGTCGGCGGCCTGCCCACCAAGGGGGCCGTTCGCTTCTATCCCCAGGGCGGCGAGACCACGGCCGTGAAGCTCAGCGTCAGTTACGAGCTGCCGGGGGTGTTGGCGCCGCTGATGGATGCCTCCATCCTGGGGGGGATCGTGACCAAGGAGCTCCAGGCCAACCTGGATCGCTTCCGCGATCTCGTCCAGAGCGGCTATGGCCAAGAGGCGCACTAACCCACTGACTGCGGTCCTGCCTGTGCTGCTGGCTTTGGCGGCCTGCGGCACAGGTGAGAGCAGCACGGCGCCCTCTGCCCCGGGAACGGCGATTCCCCCCGCCCGCGCCTCAGAGCCGACGCCGCTCACCCCATCGCCGGGCTTCATCGCGATGCCGAGCGCCCAGCAGGTGGTTCAGGCCCAACCCCATGGCCGCATTGACCCCTTCGCGCCGGTCACGGCTGCGCCGGCGAGCACCCCAAGCGAGACCCCCGAGGCGGATCTGCAGCTCACGGGCCTGATCGGCAGTGGCCGCAGCGCCCAGGCCTTGGTCTCCCTAGGTGGCCAGAGCGGCACGGTCTGTATCGGCCGCCAGGGCCTCTGCCCG encodes:
- a CDS encoding lipid-A-disaccharide synthase-related protein, with product MDQQGQRRVLLLSNGHGEDLSGALIGTALQQQGCSVEALPLVGHGQAYVQAGITTRGKTREYSTGGLGYTSLIGRITEVVQGQVLYLLSRLLLLLRIGHRYDLILVVGDVIPVLAAWLSRRPMATYLVAYSSHYEGRLQLPWPCGGCLKSKRSLAIYSRDQLTASDLSEQLQRPVQFFGNPFFDGALGASEGLAGAPRQRLGLLPGSRLPEALHNLELMLRVLERLPEALRPPQRLGLHAALVGKLTPQEVAPLASRLGWRLELESSSRCSLQRGPLHLQLEWGRFAAVIQQCDLLLSMTGTAAEQCVGLGKPVLQLVGEGPQFTENFAEAQRRLLGPGLFCAPGSGGSEAQLRGTAELLEQLLNRLLSDQRWHEELRQLGEERIGSGGGAAKMSADLLERLAQRHG
- a CDS encoding J domain-containing protein, with protein sequence MPQSARDPYAVLGVAASASGAEIKAAYRALVKQHHPDAGGDEEVILAINAAWEVLRDRERRAEHDRHRVVSSHESTVRSAAAGRAARKATAESARGDEALLLWLQTVYGPIDRLLGQVINPFPAEFKALSADPYDDQLMEAFCSYLEQSQAKLEKVETLYRSMAAPASAQGFSLSVYHCLSQVKDAVVELERYTMGYVDNYLHDGREMLREAKHRRTRLQAERRRLDL
- a CDS encoding SRPBCC family protein; translation: MGRWLEHSVTTEVKAPAERVWAVWSDLEAMPRWMNWIESVTTEAGDPDLTDWTLAAQGFRFHWKARITERVEAQQLHWESVGGLPTKGAVRFYPQGGETTAVKLSVSYELPGVLAPLMDASILGGIVTKELQANLDRFRDLVQSGYGQEAH
- a CDS encoding TIGR01777 family oxidoreductase, which translates into the protein MRILLVGCSGFVGRALVPQLLAAGHQLVLLSRSSAPLAAVRSPQLQRLQADPAQAATWQLPAVQEALASSEAVINLAGEPIAEKRWSDAHRALLSSSRIHTTRALVAAMQALPEGQRPQTLISGSAIGYYGTSETGRFSETSPAGSDFLAGLCQAWEKEAEAASSFARVVVLRIGIVLGADGGALGKMLPVFRMGFGGPIGNGQQWMSWITRQDLCRLIAEALANPAYQGAYNAVAPAPCSMARFAAALGQALGRPSLLPVPAPILQLLLGDGAKVVLEGQQVLPERLQQQGFVFEDGELSAALERATT
- a CDS encoding iron-sulfur cluster assembly accessory protein, with the translated sequence MTSETATPVATHTGKDGKGILITEPAMKQLATLLPAQGEGKVLRVGVRSGGCSGMSYTMDFIDGSEIREDDERYIYEPSGAPSFTVVSDPKSLLYIYGMQLDFSSALIGGGFNFTNPNATQTCGCGSSFAV
- the zds gene encoding 9,9'-di-cis-zeta-carotene desaturase — translated: MRVAIVGAGLAGLAAAVDLVEAGHQVDLYEARPFMGGKVGSWVDDGGNHIEMGLHVFFFNYANLFALLRKVGAIDNLLPKDHTHLFVNSGGDLRELDFRFALGAPFNGLKAFFTTPQLDWLDKLRNALALGTSPIVRGLVDYEGAMKVIRDLDRISFQQWFLGHGGSEQSIRRMWNPIAYALGFIDCEAISARCMLTIFMMFAAKTEASKLNLLKGSPHRWLTGPILEYIQERGARLHLRHRVTEVQFEEVAGETRVTGLTLGTPDGDLKVEADTYLAACDVPGIQRMVPESWRRWPLFDNLYKLEAVPVATVQLRYDGWVTELGDSPMAEAARRDVARPAGLDNLLYTADADFSCFADLALASPVDYRKEGVGSLLQCVLTPGDPWIPKKTEEIVAATDAQVRRLFPSAKNLNLVWSNVVKLAQSLYREAPGMEPYRPDQSTPVTNFFMAGSYTKQDYIDSMEGATMSGRLAAAAILGRQAELATNASVA
- the ndhO gene encoding NAD(P)H-quinone oxidoreductase subunit O, coding for MAEATAIKKGALVKVNRAAYGGSLESKASDTTAPDYLFEGPAEVLLVKGDYAQLRYRRPVPDVWLRLDQLEAFN
- a CDS encoding iron uptake porin codes for the protein MKLFQKLLLAPAALGLLAPVAANAADVNIAGLSAYSSQDQVTSITQFSDVQPTDWAYQALSNLIERYGCVAGYPNGTYRGNRAMTRYEAAALLNACLDRITEVTDELKRLMKEFEHELAITRGRVDGLEAKVGELQATQFSTTTKLRGYSRFVVGANSFTGTNTAAGDAGTPYTTAFKKATVGATTFNYDQRLYLDTSFTGKDLLRTLLRAGNFQESAYNYGLLKLDPAFQEQAGANVVGVNRLFYAFPVGEKLKFNVGARVRIDDPGMLAIGVPSVYKPGLLDFFTRAGSPGVYNKSGFGAGFGGTYKKLLGIKGLAISSNYVSADGSDGNPSTGGIMTNGSNSVSVTQLGYLGQNTPLIGGNYAIAAAYTYAQNSKLHRATPYGFDVGRTGANNSYGVSGYWIPENTGWIPTVSLGWGSTNAENATFRGIPYRTDNWAKTQSWMVGLQWNDALRKGNKAGMAVGQAPYVSDNGGGSIGTVAGASTPMDSNTMWEWWYEYQVSDNISVKPALYYINNLDGQYGKYNTSSGAYNAKDNVFGGLVMTTFRF